One genomic segment of Ipomoea triloba cultivar NCNSP0323 chromosome 9, ASM357664v1 includes these proteins:
- the LOC116028388 gene encoding auxin-responsive protein SAUR68-like, with the protein MISSKKLIKLAKRWQKFAAIRRKRISFPSLYDDADSCSTSSAVNKGHFTIYTADQKRFVVPLSYLENEIIRQLLSMSEEEFGLASDGPITLPCDAAFFDYIISLLSRGLSRELENALLISLTSYRCSSASLHREGLRNQELLVC; encoded by the coding sequence ATGATCAGCTCCAAGAAGCTCATCAAGCTCGCCAAAAGATGGCAGAAATTTGCTGCCATCCGAAGAAAGAGGATTTCATTTCCAAGTCTATATGATGATGCAGATAGCTGCAGTACTTCTTCTGCGGTTAACAAGGGCCATTTCACTATCTACACTGCTGATCAGAAGCGGTTTGTTGTCCCTCTATCATATCTCGAGAATGAGATCATTAGGCAACTCTTAAGTATGTCTGAAGAAGAATTTGGACTTGCAAGCGACGGGCCTATTACACTACCATGTGATGCAGCCTTCTTCGACTACAtcatttcacttcttagccGAGGTTTATCCAGAGAACTTGAGAATGCATTGCTAATCTCACTTACTTCATATCGGTGTTCATCAGCTTCACTGCACAGAGAAGGGCTGAGAAATCAAGAATTGCTAGTTtgctaa
- the LOC116030953 gene encoding auxin-responsive protein SAUR68-like, whose product MISSKKLVKLAKRWQKFAAIRRKRISFPSDDTDSCTTSTPVNRGHFAIYTADQKRFVVPLSYLKNEIIRELLNMSEEEFGLPSSGPITLPCDAVFMDYIISLLSRGLSRELESALLVSVTSHRCSSALLHQDGWRNQELLVC is encoded by the coding sequence ATGATCAGTTCCAAGAAACTCGTCAAGTTGGCAAAAAGATGGCAGAAATTTGCTGCCATTCGAAGAAAGAGGATTTCCTTTCCAAGTGATGATACGGATAGCTGCACTACTTCCACTCCAGTTAACAGGGGTCACTTTGCTATCTACACGGCTGATCAGAAGCGATTTGTAGTCCCTCTATCTTATCTCAAGAATGAGATTATTAGGGAACTCTTAAACATGTCAGAAGAAGAATTTGGGCTTCCAAGCAGTGGGCCTATTACACTACCATGTGATGCAGTCTTCATGGACTACAtcatttcacttcttagccGAGGTTTATCTAGAGAACTTGAGAGTGCACTGCTCGTCTCAGTTACTTCACATCGGTGTTCATCAGCTCTGCTACACCAAGATGGGTGGAGAAATCAGGAATTGCTAGTTTGCTGA
- the LOC116029855 gene encoding auxin-responsive protein SAUR68-like, which yields MAKKWQKFAATQRKKISFERLNNEANSCSKSPAVIKDNFVIYTVDQKRFVVPLAYLDNEIIMQLLEMSEEEFGLPSDGPIIVPCDALLLDYIISLLSRGVGRQIQNALSVSVASYRSTSREKSGSAC from the coding sequence ATGGCAAAGAAATGGCAGAAGTTTGCTGCCACTCAAAGGAAGAAGATTTCTTTTGAAAGGCTTAACAATGAAGCTAATAGCTGCAGCAAATCCCCTGCAGTTATCAAAGACAATTTCGTAATATACACTGTTGACCAAAAGCGGTTTGTTGTTCCCCTGGCTTATCTCGACAACGAAATTATTATGCAACTCTTAGAAATGTCTGAAGAAGAGTTTGGACTTCCGAGTGATGGACCTATTATAGTACCATGCGATGCATTACttttggactacatcatatCACTACTCAGCCGCGGTGTTGGCAGACAAATTCAGAATGCTTTGAGCGTCTCAGTTGCTTCATACCGGAGCACCTCAAGGGAGAAATCAGGAAGTGCATGCTAG
- the LOC116028405 gene encoding auxin-responsive protein SAUR68-like — protein MISSKKLIKLAKKWQKFAAVRRKRISFPSLNDDTDCCSTSSAVNKGHFVVYTADQKRFVVPLSYLENEIIRQLLNMSEEEFGLPSDGPITLPCDAAFMNYIISLLSRGLSKELENALLISFTSSRCSIASLHQAGWRNLELLVC, from the coding sequence ATGATCAGTTCAAAGAAGCTTATCAAGCTGGCCAAAAAATGGCAGAAATTTGCTGCCGTCCGAAGAAAGAGGATTTCATTTCCAAGTCTAAATGATGACACAGATTGCTGCAGTACTTCTTCTGCAGTAAACAAGGGTCACTTTGTTGTCTACACAGCTGATCAAAAGCGGTTTGTCGTCCCTTTATCTTATCTCGAGAATGAGATTATTAGGCAACTCTTGAACATGTCAGAAGAAGAATTTGGACTTCCAAGCGATGGGCCTATTACACTGCCATGTGATGCAGCATTCATGAACTACAtcatttcacttcttagccGAGGGTTATCCAAAGAACTTGAGAATGCATTGCTCATCTCATTCACTTCATCTCGATGTTCAATAGCTTCGTTGCATCAAGCAGGGTGGAGAAATCTGGAATTGCTAGTTTGCTGA
- the LOC116028406 gene encoding auxin-responsive protein SAUR68-like, producing the protein MISSKKLIKLAKRWQKFAAIRRKRISFPSLYDDADSYSTFSAVNKGHFTIYTADQKRFIVPLSYLENEIIRQLLSMSEEEFGLPSDGPITLPCDAVFMDYIISLLSRGLSRELESALLVSVTSHQCSSALLHEEGWRNQELLVC; encoded by the coding sequence ATGATCAGCTCCAAGAAGCTCATCAAGCTCGCCAAAAGATGGCAAAAATTTGCTGCCATCCGAAGAAAGAGGATTTCATTTCCAAGTCTATATGATGATGCAGATAGCTACAGTACTTTTTCTGCAGTTAACAAGGGCCATTTCACTATCTACACTGCTGATCAGAAGCGGTTTATTGTCCCTCTATCATATCTCGAGAATGAGATCATTAGACAACTCTTAAGTATGTCTGAAGAAGAATTTGGACTTCCAAGCGATGGGCCTATTACACTACCATGTGATGCAGTCTTCATGGACTACAtcatttcacttcttagccGAGGTTTATCTAGAGAACTTGAGAGTGCACTGCTCGTCTCAGTTACTTCACATCAGTGTTCATCAGCTCTGCTACACGAAGAAGGGTGGAGAAATCAGGAATTGCTAGTTTGCTGA